Genomic segment of Pseudorca crassidens isolate mPseCra1 chromosome 10, mPseCra1.hap1, whole genome shotgun sequence:
TGCCAGTTGTCGGGCAGCGTGTTCATCACCCTGAAGAAGTATGGTGGTCGAACTAAACCCATTCCAAGGGAGGGTTCTGTGGAGGGCTTTGAGCCCTCAGACAACAAGTGTCTGTTAAGAGCTACCGATGGGAAAAAGAAGATCAGCACTGTGGTGAGCTCCAAAGAAGTGAATGAGTTTCAGATGGCTTATTCAAGCCTATTGAGAGCTAACATGGATGGGCTGGAGAAGAGGGACAAAAAGAGCCAGAGTAAGAAGAGCAAAGCAGCGCAGTGAAGGGCACCAGATCTCCTGCTTTCACCAGCTAACCATGAATTgctatttttcctttggtttttactTTTGGCCACAAAGCTGGGTTTCTGATTCCCCTACAATAACTGTTTTCATGTGAGATTAGGGTCAATTTTGGATGGAAGAAGGGCTGTAGTGTTTACAGGGTAGTTACAAGAAGCCAGTTTATTTTAGATCTGGCTAAGTGGTCTGTGTTGTGTGGTTGTATGTTTCTGGGTAATAGTTTACAGTCTCTGTAGCCATCTGTGAAGAGCACTGTATCATTAAACCTGTATTTGTCAGCACTGACCATCCTTTATTCCTTTTCCCACCCCATAAAAAGTTTCTGGCAATAGCTCCTCATTCTGGAATGATGTGATTATGAATAGGCTTTAGGCCCTGTCTTATGGGTTACTGGAATTGAAACCTGACAATTTTATAAAAAGTTGTGTTATTTCATGGGTATTTTTCCCAACTTGCTGTATAATTTTACCATCATAGTTCCTTTAGCAAATTTGAATGAGTTCTCATAGCCAAATGAGAGTTTGCTTAATCAAACTAAGGACAAGCCTATTACAAAATCATCAAGAATAAAGATtccaagttagaaaaaaaaaagattttaataacTTTGCCATTGGACTGTCAGCATAATCACTGCCTCACATTTGTCATGTAACCAATTTATGTTTTTACCAACATGAAggacaatatttgttttatgttttctcctttctgtctttccattttttcccattaCACTGTGAATTATCAGATAAACTTAAATAGGAAGGTTGATACTAGGTTAACCAGAGTTTGGGTAACCCTGCTTGTGTGAGAagctgggggtggagtggggtggggactgAATGGGTTGTGTGTCTGAACTATGATCATGTTGATGTGTTCCACATTGGGCCCCTGCCGGCTTCTAATTACCTTTCATCGTATATTTGGAAACTATCTTATAGCCAGAACAAAGCCCAGGGAAATCTCTACTATTATAGTTTTGGTCATGTTCTTGTAgtttccatctgaaaacaacacAGTTTAGAGAGAACTTTTTGAACTTT
This window contains:
- the LOC137233037 gene encoding signal recognition particle 14 kDa protein-like → MVLLKSEQFLTELTNLFQKCQLSGSVFITLKKYGGRTKPIPREGSVEGFEPSDNKCLLRATDGKKKISTVVSSKEVNEFQMAYSSLLRANMDGLEKRDKKSQSKKSKAAQ